The following is a genomic window from Halodesulfovibrio sp..
AAAGTGTCTAAATGCCCTTGACGTTCAAACTTGCCCAATTGTTCTAGATCAATAAAGATCCGACTAACACCAAATTGTTCAGCTTTTTCTGCTAAATCTGGTTCATTAGTTATCAAAATATATTTCATTATCTATTGCTCACCCAAGCTTTAACTTCATTTCTTAATTCAGTGTTGAATAACGCCATTGAAATCAATGTCAGCACAGCAGCACCACATGCCAACAACAAAGAAAGCAATGCCGAAAAACCAGCAATACGAATCTGGTAACTAGCACCAATTATCAATGCTGCTGCACAAACGAAGCTTGTCATAAACGATTTATCTAAAATAATAAAACTCAAACTAATACGTTCTTTTTTCAGGCAATAAACCTGCAAAACACATATTACCCCATAACTAAGAACCATTGATTTCATCAACGCTTGCAGCCCAGTACCTAACACACTAAACTGACAAAGGATAAAAAATAAAAACAAACCTATTCCGTTTAAAATCAAAGGAGTAATTGTATTCTTGCGAGAGTTGAAAACAGCAGTCAAAAAATTAGAAAGTCCCTGTAAAGGAAGAGAGACTAGACCAATCGCAGTCAAAGCAGAAATAACAGCGAGGCTATCTGCCTCCATGTTGCCATGCCCATAGACAAGCTGAACATATGCTTCACTCAATTCAGCTAACGTGATTGCAGCCAAAATAGATAAAACCAAAGTAAGTTGCACACCATAACGAATTAATCGCTGATGCATGGCATTATCTTCACCCGCACTTTGGCATAATTTGGGAAAAAAAATGATAATAAGGAATGTGACAGCGATCGAAAGAGGGAAATCAACAAGCCGCGTGGAAAAATTAAAGATTGCAACGCTGCCTGCATCTCCATATGACGCAAAACATCTCGCAACCACAGGAAACAATAGCAGCACGCTTCCTGAAAGCATTGCCTGTCCATACCGAGTGAGCAGATCTTTCGTCAGCAATTTTGGATATAAACTCGAAAAAGGATGCCAGCAGGGGCGAACAAGCCATAGTTGACTGCCCAAACGCAATACGCCCCCCAGTAGCACAAAAAGAGCAAGTGAATATAAGCCGCCCTTTCCATAGTACTTCAAAAGCAATCCGATAATAATCGAACAGTTAACGATCAATGTCCCCAGCGAAGCTACCGCAAACTTGTTTTGGGAATGCAAATACGCTGTAACACCACCTGCAAGTACTGTTAAGGGAATCAGCCAGACTACCCAGCCGACAGCAACTGACGCTTTTTGTAACTGATCCGCTCCAAAGCCCGGGACAAGCGCATCGACCAAAAGACCTGTTTTCCAGTGTAGCAAAGCAGCCACACAAAGAAATACCCCGCCAAGAACCATCAAAGATTGATACAGAAGCTTACGAGCAGTTTTCGGCTGCTGTGTAAATTCCGGAATCAATACAGCTCCCAGTGCCCCACCCATTAAGATATTTACTAACAAATCGGGAACGGTCAGCATTAACACTGCAACATCAGTTTCTGCCGTCACACCGTAAGTCATTGCTAAAATAGTCTCACGGACAAAACCAGACATTCTCCCCAGTAACAACCCGAAACTTATAACAAAAGATGACAACAAGAATTTTTTTATCATTATGGCACAACTTTCTTAATTCGTTCCTAAGAATATATTGAAGTATCAACTTGAGCTACCGCTCTGTAATTTCATTAACTTTTGCTGACTCGAGCTCAAAGAACTTACGAAAAAACGTAAACATTGTTACAAATCGCCCCCCGACTTCTACAAAGTCACCACATAAACTGCAAGGCGTTACCTGCGTCGAACGCTAATAAAAAAATATGTTAAA
Proteins encoded in this region:
- a CDS encoding lipid II flippase MurJ — its product is MSGFVRETILAMTYGVTAETDVAVLMLTVPDLLVNILMGGALGAVLIPEFTQQPKTARKLLYQSLMVLGGVFLCVAALLHWKTGLLVDALVPGFGADQLQKASVAVGWVVWLIPLTVLAGGVTAYLHSQNKFAVASLGTLIVNCSIIIGLLLKYYGKGGLYSLALFVLLGGVLRLGSQLWLVRPCWHPFSSLYPKLLTKDLLTRYGQAMLSGSVLLLFPVVARCFASYGDAGSVAIFNFSTRLVDFPLSIAVTFLIIIFFPKLCQSAGEDNAMHQRLIRYGVQLTLVLSILAAITLAELSEAYVQLVYGHGNMEADSLAVISALTAIGLVSLPLQGLSNFLTAVFNSRKNTITPLILNGIGLFLFFILCQFSVLGTGLQALMKSMVLSYGVICVLQVYCLKKERISLSFIILDKSFMTSFVCAAALIIGASYQIRIAGFSALLSLLLACGAAVLTLISMALFNTELRNEVKAWVSNR